A stretch of the Saccharolobus caldissimus genome encodes the following:
- the thiC gene encoding phosphomethylpyrimidine synthase ThiC, translating to MGIIDEARRGIITDEMRKVSQLEEIPVEKVRNRIAEGKIVLIRNQKMPSKRLVAIGKGLTTKINVNIGTSSEVIDVNMELEKVKVANRWGDTLMDLSTGGDLDYIRREIIRASDLPVGTVPVYQIFIESFKRKSGGAYFTEDELLNTIEKHLKDGVAFMTIHAGITKELAIRALKSNRIIPIVSRGGDMIAGWMIHNDSENPYRKNWDYILEMFKEYDAVISLGDALRPGATGDAHDEFQIGELLETSRLVKIALEKGVQVMVEGPGHVPLNEIAWDVKLMKKLTGGVPYYVLGPLPIDIGAPYDHIASAIGAAIAAASGADLLCYLTPAEHLGLPNVKQVEEGAIAYRIAAHAGDVVKLGKKARKWDDEVSYYRGKLEWDKMISKLIYPERAYEVYTQFGKPKVKACTMCGGYCPMMWAMDQVKKLS from the coding sequence ATGGGTATAATAGACGAAGCCAGAAGGGGAATAATTACAGATGAGATGAGGAAAGTAAGTCAATTAGAGGAAATTCCCGTGGAAAAGGTTAGGAATAGAATAGCTGAAGGTAAGATAGTACTAATAAGGAACCAGAAGATGCCCAGTAAGAGACTAGTAGCTATAGGCAAAGGCTTAACAACTAAAATTAACGTTAACATAGGTACGTCAAGTGAAGTTATAGACGTTAATATGGAGTTAGAAAAAGTTAAGGTAGCTAATAGATGGGGAGATACTTTAATGGATTTATCTACTGGTGGGGATTTAGATTACATTAGAAGGGAAATAATTAGGGCTTCAGATTTACCAGTGGGTACAGTGCCCGTGTATCAGATTTTCATAGAATCCTTTAAAAGGAAATCTGGTGGGGCTTATTTTACAGAGGATGAATTGCTAAATACTATAGAGAAGCACCTTAAAGACGGAGTAGCGTTTATGACAATACACGCTGGGATTACTAAGGAATTAGCAATAAGGGCGCTAAAGAGTAATAGGATAATTCCTATAGTATCCAGAGGAGGTGATATGATAGCTGGTTGGATGATACATAACGATTCGGAGAACCCGTATAGGAAGAATTGGGATTACATATTGGAAATGTTTAAGGAATATGATGCTGTAATCTCCTTAGGAGATGCGTTAAGACCTGGAGCTACTGGTGACGCTCATGATGAATTTCAAATAGGCGAACTATTAGAGACTTCGAGATTGGTTAAGATCGCTTTAGAGAAGGGTGTTCAAGTTATGGTAGAGGGACCAGGACATGTTCCATTAAATGAAATAGCTTGGGATGTGAAATTAATGAAGAAATTAACTGGTGGTGTCCCCTATTATGTCTTAGGACCCCTACCCATAGATATTGGAGCCCCTTACGACCATATCGCTTCAGCAATAGGTGCAGCCATAGCTGCAGCTAGTGGAGCTGATTTGTTATGTTATTTAACTCCAGCTGAGCATTTAGGTCTGCCTAACGTAAAACAGGTTGAAGAAGGTGCAATTGCGTATAGGATAGCTGCTCACGCAGGGGATGTAGTAAAATTAGGTAAAAAGGCTAGAAAATGGGATGATGAGGTTAGTTATTATAGGGGTAAATTGGAATGGGATAAAATGATTTCAAAACTAATCTATCCAGAAAGGGCTTATGAGGTTTATACACAATTCGGGAAGCCTAAGGTTAAAGCGTGCACTATGTGCGGAGGATATTGCCCTATGATGTGGGCTATGGACCAAGTGAAGAAGCTCTCTTAA
- a CDS encoding DUF6955 family protein, translated as MKIYIWLSEEISRKLEELGLKYAKEVLGGMKRIEIEIDDKILNEIVKLFPNVKVDVSTTNSIELLPKTFKNEILRIIIEKRKEPKDALVEALELFKLMK; from the coding sequence ATGAAAATTTATATTTGGTTAAGCGAGGAAATTAGCAGAAAATTAGAGGAATTGGGATTAAAATATGCTAAGGAAGTTTTAGGAGGGATGAAAAGAATAGAGATTGAAATCGATGATAAAATCCTTAACGAAATAGTTAAATTGTTCCCAAACGTTAAAGTTGACGTTTCTACTACCAATTCAATAGAGCTACTGCCAAAGACCTTTAAAAATGAAATTTTAAGGATAATAATAGAGAAGAGAAAGGAGCCTAAAGATGCATTAGTAGAAGCCTTAGAACTATTTAAATTAATGAAATAA
- the sat gene encoding sulfate adenylyltransferase: MRISQMTQYIGHGRVEIVERIKEINDFNELKKIEIRRQLAHEIVSIAYGFLSPLRGFMNYEEVDSVVKEMRLPNGILWPIPLIFDIIDREIREGDVIGLTYMGKPLAIIKVDEIFKYDKKYIAEKVYKTTDIKHPGVRRTLNYGDKFIGGEVWLVNKLKFNEPYNRFWLTPIQHREVFKQKGWKKIVAFQTRNVPHTGHEYLMKYAWFAANENLKVDEPRTGILVNVVIGEKRIGDYIDEAILLTHDALSKYGYISKRVHLLSFTLWDMRYAGPREAILHAIIRSNLGCTHHVFGRDHAGVGNYYSPYEAHEIFDYISEKDLLIKPIFLRENYYCPKCGGIENEILCDHKDEKQEFSGSLLRSIIMDEVKPTKMVMRPEVYDTLMRAAREYGFGNPFVTEEYLKNRRNVFELGD, from the coding sequence ATGAGAATATCGCAGATGACCCAATATATAGGTCATGGTAGAGTTGAGATAGTTGAAAGGATAAAGGAGATCAACGATTTTAATGAGTTAAAGAAGATAGAAATAAGAAGGCAATTAGCTCATGAAATTGTAAGCATAGCTTATGGGTTCCTTTCACCACTTAGGGGATTTATGAATTATGAGGAAGTAGACTCAGTGGTTAAAGAGATGAGATTACCTAATGGCATATTATGGCCAATTCCTTTAATATTTGACATTATAGATAGGGAAATTAGGGAAGGGGATGTAATAGGGTTAACTTACATGGGAAAACCGCTAGCGATAATTAAAGTAGATGAGATATTTAAATATGATAAAAAATACATTGCAGAGAAAGTATATAAAACAACAGATATTAAGCATCCAGGAGTAAGAAGGACGTTAAATTACGGAGATAAGTTCATTGGTGGAGAAGTTTGGTTAGTAAATAAACTTAAGTTCAATGAACCCTATAATAGATTTTGGCTAACTCCAATTCAACATAGGGAAGTATTCAAACAGAAGGGTTGGAAAAAAATAGTTGCGTTTCAGACTAGAAACGTTCCTCACACTGGTCATGAATATTTAATGAAATACGCGTGGTTTGCAGCTAACGAGAATTTAAAAGTAGACGAACCAAGAACTGGGATTTTAGTAAACGTTGTAATAGGCGAGAAAAGAATAGGTGATTATATAGACGAGGCTATACTTTTAACTCACGACGCACTTTCTAAATACGGTTATATAAGTAAAAGAGTTCATTTACTTTCTTTTACCTTATGGGATATGAGATATGCGGGACCCAGAGAGGCCATATTACACGCAATTATTAGGAGCAATTTAGGATGTACACATCACGTCTTTGGAAGGGATCATGCAGGAGTTGGCAATTATTATTCCCCATACGAAGCTCATGAAATATTTGATTATATAAGCGAAAAAGATTTACTTATTAAACCTATATTTCTGAGAGAGAATTACTATTGTCCTAAATGCGGGGGAATAGAAAACGAAATACTATGTGATCATAAGGACGAGAAGCAAGAATTCAGCGGAAGTTTATTAAGAAGCATAATTATGGATGAAGTTAAGCCAACTAAAATGGTAATGAGACCCGAGGTTTACGATACTTTAATGAGAGCTGCAAGGGAATACGGATTCGGAAATCCATTTGTTACTGAGGAATATTTGAAGAATAGGAGAAACGTATTTGAGTTAGGTGATTGA
- a CDS encoding phosphoadenylyl-sulfate reductase encodes MINKDEIESLNLEKKDALEVLKWGIEKFHPKIALACSLQAEDVVILDMMSKIVSKPKVFVIDTGRLHQETYDLIDEIRQKYDLDLRIYFPDYREVEEMVNKYGTNLFYKSIEYRKMCCGVRKVNPLKRALEGLDAWITGLRREQNFTRERIRKVEIDEVNGGIVKINPLADWSWEQVWEYIRQNNVPYNKLYDKGYKSIGCLPCTRPVKPWEHPRAGRWWWEQSGNKECGLHYREVK; translated from the coding sequence ATGATAAATAAGGACGAAATCGAATCTCTTAATTTAGAGAAAAAAGACGCTTTAGAAGTTTTAAAATGGGGAATAGAGAAATTTCATCCTAAAATAGCTTTAGCTTGCAGTCTTCAGGCTGAAGATGTGGTAATACTGGATATGATGAGTAAAATAGTTAGTAAACCTAAAGTTTTCGTAATAGATACTGGGAGACTTCACCAGGAGACTTATGACCTCATTGACGAAATTAGGCAGAAATATGATTTAGATTTAAGGATATACTTTCCAGACTACAGAGAAGTTGAAGAAATGGTAAATAAATATGGTACAAATTTATTCTATAAAAGTATTGAATATAGAAAAATGTGCTGTGGAGTTAGGAAAGTTAATCCATTAAAGAGGGCATTAGAGGGATTAGATGCGTGGATAACTGGGTTAAGAAGGGAGCAGAATTTCACGAGAGAAAGGATTAGGAAAGTAGAAATTGATGAGGTAAATGGGGGAATAGTTAAAATTAATCCTTTAGCTGATTGGAGCTGGGAACAAGTTTGGGAGTATATAAGACAAAATAACGTCCCCTATAATAAGCTTTATGATAAGGGATATAAGAGTATAGGCTGCCTTCCATGTACTAGACCGGTTAAACCTTGGGAACATCCAAGAGCTGGAAGATGGTGGTGGGAACAGAGTGGAAATAAGGAGTGTGGTCTTCATTATAGGGAGGTGAAGTGA
- a CDS encoding nitrite/sulfite reductase, with protein MTIIEPDFKTSPEKYSEEEKVKLRAKGLKEDSLGIYNSLRDFSREDIEKEISIIVKSFGIYLEFHRDKMKSAGLKDWIYMIRVAIPGGGPITGEQWRVIDEISNKYTISDAYTGNPQPSIKLTTRQDVQFHHIKKRDLVNVIREIAESKLITLNGCGDNVRNTIACPISKYFETFNSNEIALRIAKYFRLPSQLYVQVFEINPEFLKNEDSFEYADNLLPRKFKIAIAGVIKKGNEYVIDNCVEVRANDIGIVPIVESGKVISYQIYVGGGMGENNSYPSFSALALPLGTVSEGDLIKVLDSIVSIYQEWGDRRNRHWARFKYLVYKMGLEWLREKIREYSGIELGPIKEVKFSKELHLGWTRIGNKLAYGIFVENGRLIDNENGKIKSMIRYIMDNFNIKLYITPNQHLVLAEINDSEKELIEKVLKEFGYGYRNGKPYSTLRIRSAACVGFPTCKLSFTDSERFLPKLIDELERRGWANVPVSIGISGCVAQCSRPASHPISWIGSGYELYMLKIGGGEDSLGEPLIDWEENAIYLYQVPSNRIADVTEALLELYEMNKDISNDAGTVFKTLGNKKIIEWLKNHHKTKDLMRPYKFDRKIDGYREYHLLLEKRLNEVSKYR; from the coding sequence GTGACAATTATAGAACCTGACTTCAAGACAAGCCCAGAAAAGTATTCAGAAGAGGAAAAGGTTAAACTAAGAGCTAAAGGTCTGAAGGAGGACTCATTAGGTATTTATAATTCTCTTAGAGATTTTAGCAGAGAAGATATAGAAAAAGAAATAAGTATAATAGTTAAGAGCTTCGGAATATATTTAGAGTTTCATAGGGATAAAATGAAATCTGCGGGATTAAAGGACTGGATTTACATGATCAGAGTAGCAATTCCAGGGGGAGGACCTATAACTGGTGAACAATGGAGAGTAATTGATGAAATATCAAATAAATATACAATTTCTGATGCTTATACTGGTAATCCACAACCAAGTATAAAGTTAACTACTAGACAAGACGTTCAATTTCATCACATTAAAAAGAGGGATTTAGTTAATGTAATAAGGGAAATAGCTGAATCTAAGTTAATAACCCTAAACGGTTGCGGAGATAACGTTAGGAATACAATAGCTTGCCCTATCTCAAAATATTTTGAAACATTTAACTCTAATGAAATAGCCTTAAGAATAGCTAAGTATTTTAGATTACCATCTCAATTATATGTGCAAGTTTTCGAAATAAATCCGGAGTTTCTTAAAAACGAGGACTCCTTTGAGTATGCGGATAATTTATTACCTAGAAAATTTAAAATTGCAATAGCTGGAGTAATTAAAAAGGGTAATGAGTACGTTATAGATAATTGTGTTGAAGTTAGGGCTAATGATATAGGTATAGTACCTATAGTCGAGAGCGGTAAGGTAATTTCTTATCAGATTTACGTTGGAGGAGGAATGGGGGAGAACAATTCCTATCCGTCGTTTTCAGCTTTAGCCTTACCTTTAGGTACAGTAAGTGAGGGAGATCTAATAAAAGTCTTAGACTCCATAGTAAGTATTTATCAAGAATGGGGAGATAGGAGAAATAGGCATTGGGCTAGATTTAAGTATCTAGTTTATAAGATGGGCTTAGAATGGTTAAGAGAAAAAATAAGAGAGTACTCTGGAATAGAATTAGGCCCTATAAAGGAGGTTAAGTTTAGTAAGGAACTCCACTTAGGTTGGACGAGGATAGGGAATAAATTAGCTTATGGCATATTTGTAGAGAACGGTAGGTTAATAGACAATGAGAATGGTAAGATAAAATCAATGATAAGATATATTATGGATAATTTTAACATAAAATTATATATTACGCCTAATCAACATCTAGTATTGGCAGAAATTAACGATAGTGAAAAAGAATTAATAGAGAAAGTACTTAAGGAGTTTGGATATGGATATAGAAATGGTAAACCATATTCTACATTAAGAATTAGGTCTGCAGCTTGTGTAGGCTTTCCTACATGCAAATTATCATTTACTGATTCTGAGAGATTTCTTCCTAAACTAATAGATGAGTTAGAAAGAAGAGGTTGGGCAAACGTTCCGGTTTCAATAGGTATTTCCGGCTGTGTAGCTCAATGTTCTAGACCGGCTTCTCATCCTATTAGTTGGATTGGAAGCGGATACGAACTATATATGTTAAAGATAGGAGGAGGGGAGGACTCTCTAGGAGAACCGCTAATAGATTGGGAAGAAAATGCAATTTATTTATATCAAGTCCCCTCAAATAGGATAGCAGACGTTACAGAAGCTTTACTGGAGCTTTATGAGATGAATAAGGATATAAGTAATGACGCTGGAACAGTCTTCAAAACATTAGGAAATAAGAAGATAATAGAGTGGTTAAAAAATCACCATAAAACTAAGGATCTAATGAGACCTTACAAATTCGATAGAAAAATAGATGGTTATAGAGAATATCACTTACTATTAGAGAAAAGGCTTAATGAGGTGAGTAAGTATAGGTAA
- a CDS encoding uroporphyrinogen-III C-methyltransferase has product MTLKGLKYLQVADAIVYDKLTPKELLIYAKPSSEVKYISDDENEIDILREYALKVNLVVRLKNGDPYVFGRGGKICYELFKYGIECEVVPGVSSINSVPAYAGIPLTFQGISDMITIVSGVTEGGRLFDFQRIPKSGTLVLLMAGKRIGEISKCLINRRSPSEDVAIIERGTYYDQKVIVTKLKDLYNINVYSSPSMIVLGDVVKLRNFLWKLS; this is encoded by the coding sequence ATAACGCTTAAAGGACTTAAATATTTACAAGTAGCTGATGCGATAGTATATGATAAGCTTACTCCCAAGGAGTTACTTATTTACGCTAAACCATCTTCTGAGGTTAAGTATATATCTGATGACGAAAATGAAATAGACATTTTGAGAGAATACGCATTAAAAGTTAATTTAGTAGTTAGATTAAAGAATGGAGACCCTTACGTTTTCGGTAGGGGAGGGAAGATATGTTACGAACTTTTTAAATACGGGATAGAGTGTGAAGTTGTACCGGGAGTTTCTTCAATCAACTCTGTCCCAGCTTATGCTGGAATACCATTAACGTTTCAAGGAATTTCAGATATGATTACTATCGTTAGCGGAGTTACTGAAGGAGGAAGACTTTTTGATTTTCAAAGGATACCGAAGAGCGGAACTTTGGTTCTCTTAATGGCTGGTAAGAGAATTGGAGAAATAAGTAAATGCTTAATAAACAGAAGAAGTCCATCAGAGGACGTTGCTATAATAGAGAGGGGGACTTACTATGATCAGAAAGTGATTGTAACTAAATTGAAGGATCTTTACAACATTAATGTCTACTCTTCACCTTCTATGATAGTCCTAGGAGATGTAGTTAAGTTACGTAATTTTTTATGGAAATTATCTTAA
- a CDS encoding sulfurtransferase, with amino-acid sequence MTQVQEQVVVNNKWVLDHLKDPNVRIVEVDYDPNTAYNIWHIPGAVLIRWREDLRHPVIRDFIGPNDFERLMESKGISNNTTVVLYGDYNNWFAVYAFWLFKAYGHDDVRVLNGGRTKWAKDNLPTEQGPKEPQYPKGSYKVKKVDWGSHRAFFWEVLQKITKGEVGKTTILVDVRSPKEYTGEIRAPPEYADEQTQVGGHIPGAISFPWAQAVNPDTGEFKPIEELKRLVESAGISQDKEIITYCRIGERAAHTWFVLKYLLGYPAVRVYDGSWAEWGNIVGAPVKKGSEP; translated from the coding sequence GTGACTCAAGTACAAGAACAAGTTGTAGTTAATAATAAATGGGTTTTAGATCACCTAAAGGACCCTAATGTTAGGATAGTGGAAGTTGATTATGATCCCAATACAGCATATAACATTTGGCATATACCTGGTGCAGTATTAATAAGGTGGAGAGAGGACTTAAGACATCCTGTAATAAGGGATTTCATAGGGCCTAATGATTTTGAAAGGCTTATGGAATCTAAAGGGATAAGTAACAATACTACAGTTGTACTTTACGGGGATTACAATAACTGGTTTGCAGTATATGCCTTTTGGCTCTTTAAGGCTTATGGTCATGATGATGTCAGAGTGTTAAACGGAGGGAGAACAAAGTGGGCAAAGGATAATTTGCCCACGGAACAAGGACCTAAAGAACCTCAATATCCTAAGGGCTCTTATAAGGTTAAGAAGGTTGATTGGGGAAGTCATAGGGCTTTCTTCTGGGAGGTTCTTCAGAAAATAACTAAAGGCGAGGTAGGTAAGACTACAATCTTAGTTGACGTCAGATCTCCTAAGGAGTATACTGGCGAGATTAGAGCTCCTCCAGAATACGCTGATGAGCAAACACAAGTAGGAGGACATATACCTGGAGCTATAAGCTTTCCTTGGGCACAAGCAGTTAATCCAGATACTGGTGAGTTTAAACCTATCGAGGAGTTGAAAAGATTAGTTGAAAGTGCGGGAATTAGCCAAGATAAGGAGATAATAACTTATTGCCGAATAGGAGAGAGAGCTGCACATACGTGGTTTGTATTAAAGTATTTATTAGGTTATCCTGCAGTGAGAGTCTATGATGGTTCATGGGCTGAATGGGGAAATATTGTAGGGGCTCCAGTAAAGAAAGGATCTGAGCCATGA
- a CDS encoding NAD(P)/FAD-dependent oxidoreductase, whose product MKKLLVIGGGNAGTLIANLLAGKLDVTVIEPNEYHLYQPGLVDYIIGEVDESKISMPIRSVLKSKVKWIKSKVTKILVDDRAVLTERGERYEGDYLVIATGGQNKSLFNLKGYHTLDDGRSIREIIKNPKGKNFVIGSMPGIIKCPAAPWEISFLLKNKYPEANVTLIIPAKQPPSLQVPMFNLFSKMASVLGIKVLRGFVINSVDYENKIITSIEGERVNFDHLIIDTPISTTFNELADNSGLIPVDRETLTFKDGVFVIGDANNTPTPKTGAAAHFQAEVVANNILYEIEGNRDKDRYKGDAMCAVYSGPRDGALVWLNYNRSKALGPSPIYYYMKKYFTNLYWSSLHGGIDILLKPMVYSLSKS is encoded by the coding sequence ATGAAAAAATTATTAGTTATAGGCGGAGGAAACGCAGGAACGTTAATAGCAAACTTACTAGCTGGGAAATTAGACGTTACGGTAATAGAGCCTAATGAATATCATCTTTATCAGCCTGGATTAGTGGATTATATAATAGGGGAAGTGGATGAGAGCAAAATATCAATGCCCATAAGGTCAGTACTGAAGTCAAAAGTTAAATGGATTAAATCTAAGGTTACGAAAATTTTAGTTGATGATAGGGCTGTATTAACTGAGAGAGGAGAGAGATATGAGGGAGATTATTTAGTAATTGCCACAGGTGGGCAAAATAAGTCCTTATTTAACCTCAAGGGCTACCATACACTTGATGATGGAAGAAGCATTAGGGAAATTATAAAAAACCCTAAGGGAAAGAACTTTGTAATAGGCTCTATGCCCGGAATAATAAAATGCCCTGCAGCTCCTTGGGAGATCTCATTTCTATTAAAGAATAAATATCCAGAAGCTAACGTAACACTCATAATTCCCGCTAAGCAACCTCCATCGTTACAAGTTCCAATGTTTAATTTATTCTCCAAGATGGCGTCAGTACTAGGAATAAAGGTATTAAGGGGATTTGTAATAAACAGCGTAGACTACGAAAACAAGATAATCACTTCTATTGAGGGAGAGAGAGTAAATTTCGATCACTTAATCATAGATACTCCTATTTCTACTACTTTTAATGAGCTAGCAGATAACTCTGGACTAATTCCAGTAGATAGAGAAACGTTAACCTTTAAAGATGGTGTTTTCGTAATAGGGGATGCAAATAACACTCCTACACCTAAAACTGGAGCAGCAGCACATTTTCAAGCTGAGGTAGTTGCAAATAATATACTTTATGAAATTGAGGGTAATAGAGATAAGGATAGATATAAAGGAGACGCCATGTGTGCAGTTTATTCAGGGCCTAGGGATGGAGCTCTAGTTTGGCTCAATTATAATAGAAGTAAAGCTTTAGGACCTAGCCCCATTTATTATTACATGAAAAAGTACTTTACTAATTTATATTGGTCAAGTTTACATGGAGGAATTGACATTTTACTAAAACCTATGGTATATTCATTAAGTAAATCGTAA
- the sdx gene encoding sulredoxin: protein MVWKRTISAKALEKAKSAAVKVEDKVIFIANVNGTLYAMDAVCSHARCILGFLDEEKLTVRCPCHLALYDLKTGKMLEPPYVAPDAPKEKLGLKTYQIRDNNGWIEVDL from the coding sequence ATGGTTTGGAAAAGAACAATTTCCGCGAAAGCCCTAGAGAAGGCAAAAAGTGCAGCAGTTAAGGTAGAAGATAAGGTAATCTTTATAGCTAATGTGAATGGTACTCTCTATGCAATGGATGCAGTATGTAGTCATGCCAGATGCATACTCGGCTTTTTGGATGAGGAGAAATTAACCGTGAGATGTCCATGCCATTTAGCCTTATACGATCTAAAGACTGGGAAAATGCTAGAACCACCATATGTAGCACCAGATGCGCCAAAGGAGAAATTAGGTCTTAAAACGTATCAGATAAGGGATAATAACGGATGGATAGAGGTAGATTTGTAA
- a CDS encoding DUF1059 domain-containing protein, protein MPKYSFKCADVGMDCGFEIVNAGSEEELLEMLKIHAKDSHGVASIPPELLNKIKQNIRKTGKYYFSCSSVGMNCGFEIMGASSEQELLEELAIHAKMSHGMTSIPQDTLNKIKQNIKVM, encoded by the coding sequence ATGCCAAAATATTCATTTAAATGTGCTGATGTAGGAATGGATTGTGGATTTGAAATAGTGAACGCTGGAAGTGAGGAAGAGCTATTAGAAATGCTTAAAATACACGCTAAGGATAGTCATGGTGTAGCGTCAATTCCACCAGAGTTATTAAATAAGATAAAGCAAAACATAAGGAAAACTGGAAAATATTATTTCAGCTGTAGTAGTGTCGGAATGAATTGCGGATTTGAGATAATGGGTGCATCTTCAGAACAAGAATTATTAGAGGAATTAGCTATACACGCTAAGATGTCGCATGGAATGACTTCAATTCCCCAAGATACTTTAAATAAGATAAAACAAAATATAAAAGTGATGTAA
- a CDS encoding DUF1059 domain-containing protein, producing the protein MVFGFGRKKKFEFSCSSVGMNCEFEIKGASSEQEVMEILKVHAKNAHNMSEIPQDVINKIKQNIRKV; encoded by the coding sequence ATGGTATTTGGATTTGGAAGGAAGAAGAAGTTTGAGTTTAGTTGCAGTAGTGTTGGAATGAATTGTGAATTTGAGATAAAGGGGGCCAGTTCTGAGCAGGAAGTGATGGAAATATTAAAAGTACATGCTAAAAACGCCCATAATATGAGCGAAATACCACAAGACGTTATTAACAAAATTAAGCAAAACATAAGGAAAGTGTGA
- a CDS encoding winged helix-turn-helix transcriptional regulator, which translates to MDIIDKRILFYLLKDGRISQRRIASLLNLTPASLNYRFKKLVDSGILKGFKLYINPNFQGKYQIFIAYKNYNDIDADWISFKLKCLEWLNVYGIYASNNDELKDKINYMTKELGEPVLSYYPVQTLFKPSNIDQKIVEVLKMDPRLPSSEISKKLNLSSKIIEKHIRYLRHRGLILIVPEIDLGKTDIVIFSMFSKNIEEISIALQECKLWQFTDGYAGITVCYADNMERARKYINAARQIDKNADVMIIYDYKFK; encoded by the coding sequence ATGGATATAATTGATAAAAGAATACTTTTTTATTTATTAAAAGATGGAAGAATATCCCAAAGAAGGATAGCTTCATTGTTAAATCTAACACCTGCTAGTCTAAATTATAGATTTAAAAAACTTGTTGATAGTGGAATTCTAAAGGGTTTTAAACTCTATATTAATCCTAATTTTCAAGGTAAATATCAGATTTTCATAGCGTATAAAAATTACAATGATATTGACGCAGATTGGATTTCATTTAAGTTAAAGTGTTTAGAATGGCTTAACGTTTATGGTATTTACGCATCTAATAATGACGAATTAAAAGACAAAATAAACTACATGACTAAGGAGCTAGGAGAGCCAGTACTTTCTTATTATCCTGTTCAAACACTTTTCAAGCCTTCCAATATAGATCAAAAAATAGTGGAAGTATTGAAAATGGACCCTAGATTACCTTCTTCAGAAATATCAAAGAAATTGAACTTAAGCAGTAAAATAATAGAGAAACATATAAGGTATTTGAGGCACAGAGGTTTAATATTAATAGTTCCAGAAATAGATCTTGGAAAAACTGATATTGTAATTTTCTCTATGTTCTCTAAAAATATAGAAGAAATTTCTATAGCTTTACAGGAATGTAAGTTATGGCAATTTACAGATGGATATGCTGGAATAACCGTCTGTTATGCTGATAACATGGAGAGAGCTAGAAAGTATATAAATGCTGCAAGACAAATAGATAAAAACGCCGATGTTATGATTATTTATGATTATAAATTTAAATAA